A segment of the Poecilia reticulata strain Guanapo unplaced genomic scaffold, Guppy_female_1.0+MT scaffold_1880, whole genome shotgun sequence genome:
GGGGCCCCCTGCAtatgtcttgtgtttttttgtgggtAAGTAGGCTAAACAAATTCTTTCTGTATGACACACAATTGAAGGTTATAGTTATCCTTATTGTTTGCACATGCCTATTAAATTTTGTaagcttgtatttttttctaccagGTCACACAAAGTTCCTCATATTTTCTATGTACATGATGGGATGTTTCCAAATATTCTGTGCAGGCAgcataaaacactaaatatttgtATAATCCataaaattagttaaaaacaaaagactttcATTTGTACAGATATTGCTGAAATTATTAATGGGAAGtgctaaaataatttactttttttttttgactttgctATCTTGGCTCTTGATCCCTGTCAGAAGAATTACCCATgagaaagtaattttaaaaaagctcacCTTTATTAGAAGGATCATGACTGAGACCAGACTTTAAGATTGAAGCCATGCCCAGAAcccaattttgtttttctctctgttcctTTTTTAGCTGGGCTGCTTTTTGCAAAACCTATGAGGTCAAAGCGTTACGTGACAATGCTGGATCCATTTCAGAATCGCTATGGCAAAGCATTCACTGCGACActcctgcttcctgctttgGTCAGTGACATATTATGGGTGGCCTGTATCCTTGCTGCTCTTGGTAAATAAAGCTTCTTCTGAATCTCAATGGCATGATGtgtaatgtgaataaaataactATCCTATAGTTCTATCTATATacttataaaaacttttttttttaaatcgcttTTGGTTTTCAGGTTATGTTTCTTTTGTAATCTTGCCAATGATCTTGCATCTTGTTAGTGTTGCTATGACAGTCTCTCCGCAGTGTTTCTGGGTACtttaagaaagtaaaatctGCTCTGGAAAATACTATGGAATTAAAACATACTAGTGGATgatgtgttttgattttcagGTGGAACAATGAGCATAATTCTTGGGCTGTCTTCCACCATCTCCATCATCATCTCAGCAGCTGTCTCCATTGTCTACACATTATTGGGGGGTCTCTACTCRGTTGCATACACTGATATCattcagctttgttttatttttttcagcttggtAAGAATTTTGAGCTCAAGTGGGAATAAAAAGCGAACTAAGCAGATGTATGCAATGGCTAAAGATGTGGAACAGRAATCTTACAGATTCAGCTAMTAATTTGGAAgtcagtaattttattttggccttttTTTCTSTCTCTCTTTTTCAGTGGCTTTGTGTTCCTTTTATGGTTCTTAGTCCAGCAGTTACAGTCATCTCACAAACACTTCCACTCAACCAAACAAATGAACATGCATGGATGGGACACCTGGACCTGGAAG
Coding sequences within it:
- the LOC103461503 gene encoding high-affinity choline transporter 1-like; its protein translation is ILAIGVWGSRKSKKVEKKCSGSKSEIAIIGGRNINILVGIFTMTATWVGGGYIMGTTESVYSPTQGLVWALGPPAYVLCFFVAGLLFAKPMRSKRYVTMLDPFQNRYGKAFTATLLLPALVSDILWVACILAALGGTMSIILGLSSTISIIISAAVSIVYTLLGGLYSVAYTDIIQLCFIFFSLWLCVPFMVLSPAVTVISQTLPLNQTNEHAWMGHLDLEVAGKWVDEMLLM